From a single Rhizobium lusitanum genomic region:
- the ptsP gene encoding phosphoenolpyruvate--protein phosphotransferase — MRDLSGGPRVLLKRLRELMAEPLEPQERLDRIVRQIASNMVAEVCSVYVLRADGVLELYATEGLNKEAVHLSQLKMGQGLVGTIAASAQPLNLSDAQSHPAFRYLPETGEEVYHSFLGVPILRTGRSLGVLVVQNKASRNYREEELEALETTAMVLAEMIATGELKKITKPGLELDLTRSVTIDGDSYNEGIGLGYVVLHEPRIVVTNLLNEDTDKEIGRLAEALGSLRISIDDMLSRRDVSMEGEHREVLETYRMFAHDQGWVRKLEEAIRNGLTAEAAVEKVQSDTKARMMRLTDPYLRERMHDFEDLANRLLRQLTGYSGRTAADGFPTDAVIFARAMGAAELLDYPRANIRGLVLEEGAVTSHVVIVARAMGIAVVGQAAGVVALAENGDSVIIDGDGGHVHLRPMADHLRSYEEKVRFRARRQEQFRALRSVEPVTRDGQRISLMMNAGLLVDLPQLAESGAEGIGLFRTELQFMIASTMPKAEEQEAFYRSVLKQAGGRVVTFRTLDIGGDKVVPYFRAHEEENPALGWRAIRLSLDRPGLLRTQLRAMLKAAADGELKMMVPMVTEVSEIEAVRELLQKEVQHLSRFGHALPRKLQFGAMLEVPALLWQLDELMAAVDFVSVGSNDLFQFSMAVDRGNARVSDRFDPLGRPFLRILRDIVRAGERNKTPVTLCGELAGKTISAMALLGLGFRSVSMSPASIGPVKAMLLGLDLQALSKVMEEALDDKRPTASMREILAGFAESHNIPL, encoded by the coding sequence ATGAGAGACCTATCCGGCGGTCCACGCGTTCTGCTCAAGCGGCTGCGCGAATTGATGGCGGAGCCGCTGGAGCCGCAGGAGCGTCTTGACCGGATCGTCCGCCAGATCGCCAGCAACATGGTCGCCGAGGTCTGCTCGGTCTACGTGCTGCGCGCCGACGGGGTGCTCGAACTCTACGCCACCGAGGGTCTGAACAAGGAAGCCGTCCATCTTTCGCAATTGAAGATGGGCCAGGGCCTGGTCGGCACCATCGCGGCTTCCGCCCAGCCGCTCAATCTCTCCGACGCGCAATCGCATCCCGCCTTCCGCTATCTCCCGGAAACCGGCGAAGAGGTCTACCACTCCTTCCTCGGCGTGCCGATCCTGCGCACCGGCCGTTCTCTCGGCGTTCTTGTCGTGCAGAACAAGGCAAGCCGCAACTATCGCGAAGAAGAGCTGGAAGCGCTCGAGACGACCGCGATGGTGCTGGCCGAGATGATCGCCACCGGCGAGCTGAAGAAGATCACCAAGCCGGGCCTCGAGCTCGATCTTACCCGTTCGGTCACCATCGACGGCGACAGCTACAATGAAGGCATCGGCCTTGGCTACGTCGTGCTGCACGAGCCGCGCATCGTTGTTACCAATCTGCTGAACGAGGATACCGACAAGGAAATCGGCCGGCTGGCCGAGGCGCTCGGCTCGCTGCGCATCTCCATCGACGACATGCTCTCGCGGCGCGACGTTTCCATGGAGGGTGAGCACCGCGAGGTTCTGGAAACCTACCGCATGTTCGCCCACGACCAGGGCTGGGTGCGCAAGCTCGAAGAGGCGATCCGCAACGGCCTGACCGCGGAAGCTGCGGTCGAGAAGGTGCAGAGCGACACCAAGGCGCGGATGATGCGCCTGACCGATCCCTATCTGCGCGAGCGCATGCATGATTTCGAGGATCTGGCCAACCGGCTGCTCCGGCAGCTTACCGGCTATTCCGGGCGCACGGCGGCCGACGGCTTCCCGACAGATGCCGTGATTTTTGCGCGCGCCATGGGTGCCGCTGAGCTGCTCGATTATCCGCGCGCCAATATTCGCGGTCTGGTGCTCGAAGAGGGCGCCGTCACCAGTCACGTCGTCATCGTTGCGCGTGCCATGGGCATTGCGGTCGTCGGCCAGGCGGCCGGCGTCGTGGCTCTCGCCGAAAACGGCGATTCCGTCATCATCGATGGCGATGGTGGTCATGTGCACCTGCGGCCGATGGCCGATCACCTGCGTTCCTATGAAGAAAAGGTGCGTTTCCGTGCCCGCCGACAGGAGCAGTTCCGCGCCCTGCGTTCGGTCGAGCCGGTCACCAGGGACGGGCAGCGTATTTCGCTGATGATGAATGCAGGTCTGCTGGTCGATCTGCCGCAGCTTGCCGAATCGGGCGCGGAAGGCATCGGCCTGTTCCGTACCGAGCTGCAATTCATGATCGCCTCGACCATGCCGAAGGCGGAGGAGCAGGAAGCCTTCTATCGCAGCGTGCTGAAGCAGGCGGGCGGGCGTGTCGTCACTTTCAGGACGCTCGATATCGGCGGCGATAAGGTCGTGCCTTATTTCCGCGCCCATGAGGAAGAGAACCCGGCGCTCGGCTGGCGCGCCATTCGCCTGTCGCTCGACCGGCCCGGCTTGCTCCGCACACAGTTGCGCGCCATGCTGAAGGCGGCGGCCGACGGCGAATTGAAGATGATGGTGCCGATGGTCACGGAGGTCTCCGAGATCGAGGCAGTGCGCGAGCTTTTACAGAAGGAAGTGCAGCACCTGTCGCGCTTCGGTCATGCCCTGCCGCGCAAGCTGCAATTCGGCGCCATGCTGGAAGTGCCGGCGCTGCTCTGGCAGCTCGACGAGCTGATGGCGGCGGTCGATTTCGTCTCGGTCGGCTCCAACGATCTCTTCCAGTTCTCGATGGCGGTCGATCGTGGCAATGCACGCGTGTCGGACCGTTTCGATCCGCTCGGGCGTCCGTTCCTGCGCATCCTGCGCGACATCGTGCGTGCCGGCGAACGCAACAAGACGCCGGTGACGCTCTGCGGCGAACTTGCCGGCAAGACGATTTCGGCGATGGCGCTGCTGGGCCTCGGCTTCCGCTCGGTATCGATGTCGCCCGCTTCCATCGGCCCGGTCAAGGCGATGCTGCTGGGTCTCGATCTCCAGGCGTTGTCGAAGGTGATGGAGGAGGCGCTGGACGACAAGCGCCCGACGGCCTCGATGCGAGAGATCCTTGCCGGCTTCGCCGAGAGCCACAATATTCCGTTGTAG
- a CDS encoding aspartate kinase, producing MARIVMKFGGTSVADLDRIKNVARHVKREVDAGHEVAVVVSAMSGKTNELVGWVQNMPKVAGADHSIYDAREYDAIVASGEQVTSGLLAIALQAMGINARSWQGWQIPIRTDNAHGAARILEIEGTEIIRRMGEGQVAVVAGFQGLGPDNRLSTLGRGGSDTSAVAIAAAVKADRCDIYTDVDGVYTTDPRIEPKARRLKKIAFEEMLEMASLGAKVLQVRSVELAMVFKVRTFVRSSFEDPDAPGMGDLLNPPGTLICDEEEIVEQEVVTGIAYAKDEAQISLRRLADRPGVSAAIFGPLAESHINVDMIVQNISEDGSKTDMTFTVPSGDVEKALRVLGDNKDKIGYDVVQNESGLVKVSVIGIGMRSHAGVAATAFQALAEKGINIKAITTSEIKISILIDGPYAELAVRTLHSCYGLDKS from the coding sequence ATGGCACGCATCGTGATGAAATTCGGCGGAACGTCCGTCGCGGATCTGGACCGTATCAAGAATGTCGCACGCCATGTGAAACGTGAAGTCGACGCGGGCCATGAGGTCGCGGTCGTCGTTTCCGCCATGTCTGGCAAGACCAATGAGCTGGTCGGCTGGGTGCAGAACATGCCGAAGGTCGCGGGCGCCGATCATTCGATCTATGATGCGCGCGAATATGACGCCATCGTCGCTTCCGGCGAACAGGTGACCTCCGGGCTCCTGGCGATTGCGTTGCAGGCGATGGGCATCAATGCCCGCTCCTGGCAGGGGTGGCAGATCCCGATCCGGACCGACAACGCCCATGGTGCTGCGCGCATTCTCGAGATTGAAGGCACGGAAATCATCCGACGCATGGGAGAAGGCCAGGTGGCTGTCGTCGCCGGCTTCCAGGGTCTTGGTCCGGACAATCGTCTCTCGACGCTTGGCCGTGGCGGATCCGATACCTCTGCCGTGGCGATCGCCGCTGCGGTGAAGGCCGATCGTTGCGATATCTATACCGATGTTGACGGCGTCTACACGACCGATCCGCGCATAGAGCCGAAGGCGCGGCGTCTGAAGAAGATCGCCTTCGAAGAAATGCTTGAAATGGCCTCGCTCGGCGCCAAGGTGCTGCAGGTGCGGTCGGTCGAGCTGGCCATGGTCTTTAAGGTCCGCACCTTCGTGCGCTCCTCATTTGAAGATCCCGATGCTCCGGGCATGGGCGATCTGTTGAACCCGCCCGGAACGCTGATTTGTGACGAGGAAGAAATCGTGGAACAGGAAGTAGTCACCGGTATTGCCTATGCCAAGGATGAAGCCCAGATCTCGCTGCGCCGTCTTGCCGACCGGCCGGGCGTCTCCGCCGCGATCTTCGGGCCTTTGGCCGAAAGCCACATCAACGTCGACATGATCGTCCAGAACATTTCCGAGGACGGTTCCAAGACCGACATGACCTTCACGGTTCCTTCGGGCGATGTCGAAAAGGCGCTGCGTGTTCTCGGCGATAACAAGGACAAGATCGGCTACGACGTCGTTCAAAACGAATCAGGTCTCGTCAAGGTCTCGGTCATCGGTATCGGCATGCGTTCGCACGCTGGCGTCGCTGCGACCGCTTTCCAGGCACTTGCCGAAAAAGGCATCAACATCAAGGCTATTACGACGTCGGAAATCAAGATTTCCATTCTCATCGACGGTCCTTATGCAGAACTCGCAGTCAGGACTTTGCATTCCTGCTACGGTCTGGATAAGAGTTGA
- the ubiG gene encoding bifunctional 2-polyprenyl-6-hydroxyphenol methylase/3-demethylubiquinol 3-O-methyltransferase UbiG has translation MSETAKSTIDQSEVDRFSAMAAEWWSPTGKFKPLHKFNPVRLAYIRDHACENFGRDPKSARPLEGLRVLDIGCGGGLLSEPVARMGASVVGADPSEKNIGIASTHAKASGVPVDYRAVTAEQLAEAGETFDIVLNMEVVEHVADVEFFITTCAKMVRPGGLMYVATINRTMKAAALAIFAAENVLRWLPRGTHQYEKLVRPEEIEKPLAADGLDIIARTGVFYSPLQDRWNLSKDMDVNYMLLAKRAG, from the coding sequence ATGAGCGAAACGGCGAAAAGCACGATCGACCAGAGCGAAGTGGATCGCTTTTCCGCCATGGCGGCGGAATGGTGGAGCCCGACCGGCAAGTTCAAGCCGCTGCACAAGTTCAACCCGGTGCGGCTTGCCTATATCCGCGACCATGCCTGCGAGAATTTCGGCCGAGATCCGAAGAGCGCCCGGCCGCTGGAAGGTCTGCGCGTGCTCGATATCGGCTGCGGCGGCGGATTGCTGTCGGAGCCGGTGGCGCGCATGGGCGCCTCGGTCGTCGGCGCCGACCCCTCCGAAAAGAACATCGGCATCGCCTCGACTCATGCGAAAGCCTCCGGCGTTCCCGTCGATTATCGCGCCGTGACCGCCGAGCAGCTGGCCGAGGCCGGCGAGACCTTCGATATCGTGCTCAACATGGAAGTGGTCGAGCATGTCGCCGATGTCGAGTTCTTCATCACGACCTGCGCCAAGATGGTCCGTCCCGGCGGCCTGATGTACGTCGCCACCATCAACCGCACCATGAAGGCGGCGGCACTCGCTATCTTTGCCGCCGAAAACGTCCTGCGCTGGCTGCCGCGCGGCACGCATCAATATGAAAAGCTCGTCCGCCCGGAAGAAATCGAAAAGCCGCTCGCAGCCGACGGCCTCGACATCATCGCCCGCACCGGCGTCTTCTATTCGCCGCTGCAGGACCGGTGGAACCTGTCGAAGGACATGGATGTGAACTACATGCTACTGGCGAAGCGGGCCGGCTGA
- a CDS encoding DUF3291 domain-containing protein: protein MPHGGKHLAMYNFGLHVAAYESPAVEGFRLREEANFEAAARAHGFIGRSGYDGMPGPACWGKQVFPRFIDGSGFATAPSSLSLWTDIESLMAFSYSGVHADALKHARHWNVKQSWPALVLWWIDADVIPEWKDGVQRLERLHDEGPSASAFTFKQSYLADGNPTMINRMRVKEIAASNAAGQSDLLAHVLTLKA, encoded by the coding sequence ATGCCGCATGGCGGCAAACATCTCGCAATGTATAATTTTGGGCTGCATGTTGCGGCCTACGAGAGCCCTGCGGTCGAAGGGTTTCGTCTGCGGGAAGAGGCTAATTTCGAGGCCGCCGCTCGTGCCCATGGTTTCATCGGACGCTCCGGCTATGACGGAATGCCAGGCCCGGCATGCTGGGGCAAGCAGGTCTTCCCACGCTTTATTGATGGAAGTGGCTTTGCGACGGCACCATCCTCGCTTTCGCTCTGGACCGATATCGAATCCCTGATGGCTTTTTCCTATAGCGGCGTCCATGCCGATGCCCTGAAACATGCGCGGCACTGGAACGTGAAGCAAAGCTGGCCGGCACTGGTCCTGTGGTGGATTGACGCTGACGTCATCCCTGAATGGAAAGATGGTGTCCAGCGGCTGGAACGGCTTCACGATGAAGGGCCGAGTGCTTCGGCTTTCACCTTCAAGCAGTCCTATCTTGCCGACGGTAATCCGACGATGATCAATCGCATGCGCGTGAAAGAGATCGCGGCATCGAATGCCGCAGGCCAAAGCGATCTATTGGCGCATGTCCTGACGCTGAAAGCCTGA
- a CDS encoding DUF1178 family protein — MIRYSLSCDNAHEFEGWFSESADFDRQVASGFLTCPVCNSGAISKLLMAPSVSTARKKDELQTLAMDAARKEAMIKLKEAVDTIKANAEDVGAKFPEEARKIHYGEADARGIIGKATPDEAQALVEEGIEIAAIPVLPDDIN, encoded by the coding sequence TTGATCCGTTATTCGCTCAGCTGTGACAACGCCCATGAGTTCGAGGGCTGGTTTTCGGAAAGCGCCGATTTCGACCGTCAGGTCGCAAGCGGTTTCCTGACCTGCCCCGTCTGCAATTCGGGTGCGATCTCCAAACTCCTGATGGCGCCGTCGGTTTCCACCGCGCGCAAGAAGGACGAATTGCAGACGCTTGCCATGGACGCTGCCCGCAAGGAGGCGATGATCAAGCTCAAGGAGGCGGTCGACACCATCAAGGCGAATGCCGAGGATGTCGGCGCGAAATTCCCGGAAGAGGCCCGCAAGATCCATTATGGCGAGGCTGACGCCCGCGGGATCATCGGCAAGGCGACACCGGACGAAGCACAGGCGCTGGTCGAGGAAGGCATCGAGATCGCCGCCATTCCGGTTCTGCCGGATGATATCAACTGA
- a CDS encoding carbon-nitrogen hydrolase family protein yields MTFKAAAIQMCSGVDPVKNAADMARLVREAAAQGAVYVQTPEMTGAVQKDRPGLRAILRDEANDIIVKTASDLAKELGIHVHVGSTAIPLDDGKIANRGFLFGPDGKLISRYDKIHMFDVDLDNGESWRESAVYRPGSEARIVSLPFAELGFSICYDVRFPQLFRAQAVAGAEVMTVPAAFTRQTGEAHWEILLRARAIENGMFVIAAAQAGVHEDGRETFGHSMIIDPWGKVLASAGGTGEAVLVAEIDVAAVKSAHDKIPNLKNAREFSLEKIATPAAGGVAA; encoded by the coding sequence ATGACCTTTAAAGCCGCTGCCATTCAGATGTGTTCCGGTGTCGATCCGGTGAAGAACGCCGCCGACATGGCGCGGCTGGTCCGCGAGGCCGCCGCGCAGGGTGCCGTTTATGTGCAGACGCCGGAAATGACCGGCGCGGTGCAGAAGGACCGGCCGGGCCTGCGCGCGATACTGCGCGACGAGGCCAATGACATCATCGTCAAGACGGCGTCGGACCTCGCCAAGGAACTCGGTATCCATGTGCATGTCGGCTCGACGGCGATCCCGCTCGACGATGGCAAGATTGCCAATCGCGGCTTTCTCTTCGGGCCGGATGGCAAGCTCATCAGCCGCTACGACAAGATCCACATGTTCGACGTCGATCTCGATAATGGTGAGAGCTGGCGCGAGAGCGCGGTCTATCGGCCCGGCTCGGAGGCGCGCATCGTGTCGCTGCCTTTCGCTGAGCTTGGGTTCTCCATCTGCTATGACGTGCGCTTTCCGCAGCTCTTCCGTGCCCAGGCCGTTGCCGGTGCCGAGGTGATGACGGTGCCGGCCGCCTTTACCCGGCAGACCGGCGAGGCGCATTGGGAAATTCTGCTCCGGGCGCGGGCGATCGAAAACGGCATGTTCGTCATCGCCGCCGCCCAGGCCGGCGTTCACGAGGATGGCCGCGAGACTTTCGGTCATTCGATGATCATCGACCCCTGGGGCAAGGTACTGGCGTCGGCAGGCGGCACCGGCGAGGCGGTCCTCGTCGCCGAGATCGATGTCGCGGCGGTCAAATCCGCCCATGACAAGATCCCCAATCTCAAGAATGCGCGTGAATTCTCGCTGGAGAAGATCGCGACGCCGGCGGCTGGAGGCGTCGCTGCTTGA
- the grxC gene encoding glutaredoxin 3 produces the protein MASVVIYTREFCGYCARAKSLLESKGVGYVEHNATYSPELRQEMIEKAKGHSTFPQIFINGEHVGGCDDIHALDRAGKLDPLLAA, from the coding sequence ATGGCATCCGTTGTCATCTATACGCGTGAGTTCTGCGGCTATTGCGCCCGGGCAAAATCCCTGCTCGAGTCCAAGGGCGTCGGCTATGTCGAACACAACGCCACCTATTCGCCCGAGTTGCGCCAGGAGATGATCGAGAAGGCCAAGGGCCACTCGACCTTCCCGCAGATCTTCATCAATGGCGAGCATGTCGGCGGATGCGATGATATTCATGCGCTCGATCGGGCCGGCAAGCTCGATCCGCTGCTCGCCGCCTGA
- a CDS encoding ComF family protein encodes MGIIGDEITLSRLRAGLVKPWQMLADLVYPPACPGCGASTGAHRSLCPTCWSGVRFIERPYCEVLGSPFTHDLGSGILSAEAIADPPVFDRLRSAAIHDGVVRDLVLGLKYRDRTDLAPMMAGWMLRASDGMVAACDAIIPVPLHRARLFSRKYNQAAELARHLARLSGKPLLAATLLRTKRTSQQVGLGAKARLDNVRGAFAIPEARTVDILDRRVVLIDDVYTTGATVAAATRVLKKAGASDVTVLTFARAVGELI; translated from the coding sequence ATGGGCATCATCGGGGACGAAATCACGCTGTCGAGATTGCGGGCCGGCTTGGTGAAGCCGTGGCAGATGCTTGCCGATCTCGTCTATCCGCCCGCCTGTCCCGGCTGCGGCGCCTCGACGGGCGCGCATCGCAGCCTTTGCCCGACCTGCTGGTCCGGCGTCCGCTTCATCGAGCGACCCTATTGCGAAGTGCTGGGCAGCCCGTTTACCCACGATCTCGGCTCGGGGATCCTAAGCGCTGAAGCGATCGCCGATCCGCCCGTCTTCGACCGGCTGCGCTCCGCTGCCATTCACGACGGCGTCGTCCGCGATCTCGTGCTCGGACTTAAATATCGCGACCGCACCGATCTGGCGCCGATGATGGCGGGCTGGATGCTGCGCGCCAGCGACGGCATGGTGGCCGCCTGTGATGCGATCATTCCCGTGCCACTGCATCGGGCGCGGCTGTTCTCGCGCAAATACAATCAGGCAGCGGAACTGGCCCGGCATCTTGCCCGGCTCTCCGGCAAACCGCTGCTGGCGGCAACGCTATTGCGCACGAAACGGACGAGCCAGCAGGTCGGTCTCGGCGCGAAGGCGCGGCTGGATAATGTACGTGGTGCCTTCGCCATTCCGGAGGCCCGTACGGTCGATATTCTCGACCGTCGCGTCGTGCTGATCGACGATGTCTATACGACCGGTGCGACGGTGGCCGCTGCAACACGGGTGCTGAAAAAAGCTGGCGCCTCGGATGTGACGGTTTTGACCTTTGCAAGGGCTGTAGGCGAGCTTATATGA
- a CDS encoding class I SAM-dependent methyltransferase translates to MDIVFDQSLLAARRHRALKQGDTKAAFLLDIAARELAERLSVIERHFDEAIELHGATGIAAREALATGKIGHIRRIEGEAGFAAPGEELIKAPLEELPLAAESVNLVLSPLSLHVTNDTPGVFIQVRRALKADGLFLAAIPGLGTLQELRDVLLATEIELTGGASPRVIPFAEVRDVGGLLQRAGFTLPVIDAESYTVRYDNLFALMRDLRAMGMTNPLADRSRKPLTRAFFLRAAELYAERYSDPDGRIRATFTIIYASGWTPHESQQKPLQPGSAKARLADALKVEEHKLKQ, encoded by the coding sequence ATGGACATCGTGTTCGACCAATCGCTGCTCGCCGCCCGCAGGCACCGGGCGCTGAAACAGGGAGACACGAAAGCCGCTTTCCTCCTGGACATCGCCGCGCGCGAATTGGCAGAGCGGCTCTCCGTCATCGAGCGGCATTTCGACGAGGCGATCGAGCTGCATGGCGCGACCGGTATTGCGGCGCGCGAGGCGCTTGCGACCGGCAAGATCGGCCATATCAGGCGCATCGAAGGCGAGGCCGGCTTTGCCGCTCCCGGCGAGGAGCTGATCAAGGCGCCGCTGGAGGAATTGCCGCTGGCAGCCGAATCCGTCAATCTCGTGCTGTCGCCGCTCAGCCTGCATGTCACCAACGACACGCCCGGCGTCTTCATCCAGGTGCGCCGCGCGCTGAAGGCTGATGGCCTGTTTCTGGCCGCAATCCCTGGCCTGGGCACGCTGCAGGAACTACGCGACGTGCTGCTTGCTACCGAGATCGAGCTTACCGGCGGCGCCAGCCCGCGTGTCATCCCCTTTGCGGAAGTTCGCGATGTTGGCGGACTGCTGCAACGCGCCGGCTTCACCCTGCCGGTGATCGATGCCGAGAGCTATACGGTGCGCTACGACAATCTCTTTGCGCTGATGCGCGACCTGCGCGCCATGGGCATGACCAACCCGCTCGCCGACCGTAGCCGCAAGCCGCTGACGCGCGCCTTCTTCCTGCGCGCGGCCGAGCTCTACGCAGAACGCTATTCCGATCCCGACGGAAGAATAAGAGCGACCTTCACGATCATCTACGCCTCTGGCTGGACGCCGCATGAAAGCCAGCAGAAGCCGTTACAGCCGGGCTCGGCCAAGGCTCGGCTCGCCGATGCCCTGAAGGTCGAGGAACACAAGCTCAAGCAATAG
- a CDS encoding Flp family type IVb pilin — protein sequence MRSVRRFFNDKTGATVIEYGLIAALMSVAIISGYGAFAGSLTNIFNTVSTTLSGPATPTN from the coding sequence ATGCGTTCCGTTCGGCGTTTTTTTAATGACAAGACCGGTGCTACGGTCATCGAATATGGCTTGATCGCCGCCCTTATGTCAGTGGCGATCATCAGCGGCTACGGCGCTTTTGCCGGCAGCCTGACAAACATATTCAACACCGTCTCCACCACGCTTAGCGGTCCGGCAACGCCGACGAACTGA
- the mutT gene encoding 8-oxo-dGTP diphosphatase MutT has translation MSDAGRKIILVAACALIDTDGRILLAQRPEGKSLAGLWEFPGGKVEPGETPEETLVRELEEELGIQTKIACLAPLTFASHTYETFHLLMPLYICRRYEGIPYGREGQAIKWVRPLALRDYPMPPADEPLIPFLQDLL, from the coding sequence ATGAGCGACGCAGGCCGCAAGATCATTCTCGTCGCCGCCTGCGCGCTGATCGACACCGATGGCCGTATTCTTCTGGCGCAACGGCCGGAAGGAAAATCGCTGGCCGGCCTCTGGGAGTTTCCCGGCGGCAAGGTCGAGCCCGGCGAAACGCCGGAGGAGACGCTGGTGCGCGAGCTTGAGGAAGAGCTCGGCATCCAGACGAAGATTGCCTGCCTCGCGCCGCTGACCTTCGCCAGCCACACCTACGAGACCTTCCACCTGCTGATGCCGCTTTACATATGCCGGCGCTACGAGGGCATTCCGTATGGCCGCGAAGGCCAGGCGATCAAATGGGTGCGGCCGCTGGCCCTGCGCGACTATCCGATGCCGCCGGCCGACGAGCCGCTGATCCCGTTCTTGCAGGATCTGCTGTAG
- a CDS encoding GNAT family N-acetyltransferase — translation MATTGADIELMHALSSMNKLPLVRRLEAVGFRAWPASSVQYDGSWQVRLTAGHPSKRLNCVVPLDPSDHRDLEIRLTKAQRKFEAYGRLMVVRETPLASPMLIELLQREGWTRFEETIVMIADLVDLELPDALDHLPSHDVGRYVDASLLVDRADPALKPALAEVVSGIKPPSGLFVIENDDAGPVATTLCVQDNDLAGIMSVSVSAEHRRKGLGVEILTSALRWARMRSARTAWLQVGASNDPALALYARFGFREAYRYCYWRSPGEA, via the coding sequence ATGGCGACTACCGGAGCTGATATTGAACTGATGCACGCGCTGTCCTCGATGAACAAACTGCCTTTGGTGCGCAGGCTGGAAGCTGTTGGTTTCCGGGCCTGGCCGGCTTCGTCCGTGCAGTATGACGGTAGCTGGCAGGTGCGGCTGACGGCGGGCCATCCGTCGAAGCGGCTGAATTGCGTCGTGCCGCTCGATCCCTCCGACCATCGCGATCTGGAGATCCGTCTGACGAAGGCGCAGCGCAAGTTCGAAGCCTATGGCCGGCTGATGGTGGTGCGCGAAACGCCACTGGCCTCGCCGATGCTGATCGAGCTGTTGCAGCGCGAGGGCTGGACGCGGTTCGAAGAGACCATCGTCATGATCGCAGATCTCGTCGATCTCGAATTGCCGGATGCGCTGGACCATCTGCCGAGCCACGATGTCGGCCGCTATGTCGACGCCAGCCTGCTGGTCGATCGCGCCGATCCCGCGCTCAAGCCCGCTCTGGCGGAAGTGGTGAGCGGCATCAAGCCGCCGTCGGGCCTTTTTGTCATCGAGAATGACGACGCCGGGCCGGTGGCGACGACGCTTTGTGTGCAGGACAATGATCTCGCCGGCATCATGTCGGTTTCGGTTTCGGCCGAACATCGGCGCAAGGGATTGGGTGTCGAGATCCTGACATCGGCGCTCCGTTGGGCGCGCATGCGCAGCGCCCGGACCGCCTGGCTTCAGGTCGGTGCTTCAAACGACCCGGCGCTGGCGCTTTATGCCCGCTTCGGTTTCCGCGAGGCCTATCGTTATTGCTACTGGCGTTCCCCGGGGGAGGCATGA